The DNA region TTAAATTAACCGGTGATGTTATCAGCGGCGGGTATAAATCAGCTTTAATTATTACCATCAGTCCGCTGTTAAATAAACTTGAACCACTTTTAGCTCAATTTAAAGAAGTAGGAATTAACACTCATGTTGATACATCAATAGTAAAGGAGCCTTCGTTTAGGGATTTTGAAGATTTGCTTACATCTGTAAAACATACTGAAGCCGATGTGATCATAGGCATTGGTGGCGGCAGCGTACTTGACGTGGCTAAACTCATAGCCGCACAAATTAATAATAACCAAACCCTGGCAGAGATAACCGGCATTGGCCTGCTTAAAAACCGTACTAAAAAACTGATCTGCATTCCCACAACAGCGGGTACAGGCAGCGAGGCATCGCCTAACGCCATATTGATAGATGATACTGATAATCAGAAAAAAGGCATTATCAGCCCATACCTGGTTCCGGATGTGGTGATCATTGATCCGGCTTTGATGATCAGTTTGCCCGCAGAGGTTACCGCCGCAACCGGACTTGATGCACTAACCCATTGCCTTGAAGCTTACACTAACTTATATGCCCACCCTTTTATTGATATGTACGCACTTGAGGGGATCAGGCTTATCGCTGCTAATTTGGTTAAAGCGGTAAACGACGGTGCTGATGAGGACACCCGTACACAATTAGCTATTGGCAGTTTAATGGGTGGCTTTTGTTTAGGCCCGGTTAACACAGCTGGTGTCCATGCGCTTTCCTACCCCCTGGGCAGCATGTACCACATTGCACATGGCCTCTCAAACGCGCTATTGCTGCCTTTTGTAATGGAATACAACATCCCAGCAGCACCGGAACGCTATGCTGCAGTAGCCCGTGCATTGGGTTGTAATAGCAGTATCAACGATTTTGAGACAGCTCATGCCGGTGTTGAAAAGATCAGGCAGCTGATCGGTGAGTGCAGGATCCCGGCAAGTTTAAAAGAAATAAACATTGATAAGAACACGATACCACAGATGGCTGCAGATGCCATGAAAATTACCCGGCTGCTTAAAAATAACCCGCGACCGATAAACATAGATGATGCCGTTAACATTTACGAGGCTGCTTATTAAAACATACTAATGAAACTAAAAAAGAAATATAATGGCCTGGTAGTGCCATCCATTACACCACTTACCAATAGTTACAAGCTTGACCATGACGCGGTTGAAAAAATATTCGATAGCATCTTCAACTACGGCGGCGTACCTTTTATATTGGGTACTACCGGCGAATCAGCCTCATTACCCAACGAGCTCAAGCTTGATTTTATTAAACTGGCGGCCTCCATAAGACAACCCGGCAAGCTGCTTTATGCAGGTATCTCATCCAATTGCCTGTCAGATTCTATCGAACTGGCAAAACGTTGTGCCGATGAAGGCATTGATGTTGCAGTAGCCCATCTGCCGGCGTACTTTACCTTAACCGAGTATGAGATCAAAACATACTTTGAAACACTGGCCAATGAAATCCCTATTCCGCTGATAGTTTATAATATTCCGGCTACTACCAATGTATCAATCAACTTAAACCTACTTAATGAATTAAGCTATCATGATAATATCGTAGGCACCAAAGATTCGGAACGAAACCATGACCGTTTAAAAGATTCACTGAAGCTATGGGCCGGCAGGGCCGACTTCAGCCACTTTTTAGGCTGGGGGGCGCAATCCGCCCATGCGCTGTTTACGGGAAGCGACGGACTGGTGCCAAGTACCGGAAACCTGTTCCCCGATATTTATTACAAAATGATAGTGGCAGCCGATAATAATGACGAAGCCGCCGCGCTGCAACTGCAACGGCACTCCAACCTGATAGGTGATATTTACCAGGGAAAACGCCTGCTGGGCGAATCATTGGCGGCATTGAAATCGCTGATGCAAAGCGCCGGGTTATGCCGCTCGTACATGATGTCACCTTTGTTAAAAGTTAGTGATGCAGAAGCCGCCGATCTGCAAAAGAAACTGCAAAGTATGCTTAATGTTGAAAACCTTAGTTTACCGATATATCAATGACAGCCGACAGACCGATCATAGCCATAACCATGGGCGATCCGGCCAGTATTGGCCCTGAAATAGCCGTCAAAGCTTTATTAACCGAAAGGTTATATGAGATCTGCCGTCCGTTAATTATTGGCGATACCGGTGTGTTTTTTGACATCGTAAAACGCCTGGGTTTAAACGCCACTATCAATTCTATCAAAGATATCCGTAACGCGCGTTTCGTTTTCGGCAAGCCGGATGTATTTGATTTGCAAAATGTGGATATGGAACAGTTGCGTTTTGGGGAAATCTCGGCCATGGCTGGTAATGCCTCATTTGAAGCGGTTAAAAAAGCGATTGAACTGGCGCTTGCCGGCGATGTTGACGCTACCGTAACTGGCCCTATCAATAAAAAATCCATCAACGAGGCCGGGCACCACTTTGCCGGGCATACCGAAATTTACGCCCATTACACAGGTACAAAAAAGTATGCCATGCTGCTGGTTGAGCATAACATGAAGGTGATCCATGTATCAACCCATGTTTCGTTACGGCAAGCTTGCGACCTGGTTAAAAAAGACCGCATCATTGAAGTAATCGAGCTCTTGCAGGATGGACTCATTTCCCTGGGTGAAAAAAACCTGAAGATCGGCGTGGCCGGGCTTAACCCACATGCCGGTGACTCGGGGTTGTTTGGCACCGAGGATGATCTTGAAATTCTCCCCGCTGTACAGGAGGCTTTAAAATCAGGTTACGATGTGGAAGGCCCCGTACCTGCCGATACATTGTTTTCTAAAGCATCAACCGGGTATTATGGCGGTATAGTTGCGATGTACCACGACCAGGGACACATCCCGTTCAAGCTTACCGGCTTTAAATGGAATGCCGAAAAACAGCAAATGGATAGCGTCAAAGGCGTTAACATTACCATGGGCCTGCCGATCATTCGCACTTCCGTTGATCATGGGACAGCCTTTGAAATTGCAGGCAAAGGCGTTGCCAGCAGCGATGCCATGATACTGGCAATCGAATCGGCTGTACAATTGAGTAAAAACAGGATAAAAGTATAAGCTATATGATCGCTGTAATTGCAGATGATTTAACAGGGGCCGCCGAACTGGCAGGCATAGGCCTTAACCACGGATTAAGAACCGAGGTGAGTACTACTGTTGATGAATACTGCGATGCAGATCTGCTTGTTATTGCTACCGACACGCGCTCGCTTTCGGTAGCCAGGGCAAAGGAGATCGTTCATGATCTTACTGTTCGGTTACAGCAACTAAAACCCCGGTTTATCTTTAAGAAGATAGATTCGGTTTTGCGGGGGCACATTATTGAGGAGTTACAAAGTCAGTTGACAGCTTCCGGATTAAAACGGGCACTTATTGTACCCGGCAACCCACATCATTCAAAAAAACTCATCGGCGATACATTTTACTATAACGGCGGGCCTATCCATCTAAGTGCTTTTGCTAACGATCCTACTTTCCCAGCCTTAAGTTCAAATATTGTTGAATTATTAAGGGCAGATGAAAAGGTCTCATTGATTAAAAAAGGGGTGAAACTGCCACCAACAGGAATCATTATAGGAGCGGCAGATGACGAGGATGATCTTAAATACTGGATAAGCAAAACGGATAGTGAAACCCTTTTGGCCGGTTCGGCGAATCTGTTCACCTGCCTGCTTCAATACTTAACAAAACCGCAAAAGGTTGAAACCAAAGATTCCGAAACCGCCGGCAGGCGGTTATTTGTATTTGGCAGCACTTTTTACCAGGGCAAGCTAAACCTTATTGACGGCAAACACAACAATATCCCGGTACACTATATACCCGCGGCAACCATCTGCGCCGAAACCAGCGGCGACAATGTGCATGGCCTTTTTGCCAGTCATGTAGCTTCCAGTATTATCGCCGGCAACAATGCCATTATCGCCATAAACCCCGATTTTATAAGGGACATTAAAGTGGACCCGGTATTGCTGAGCCACAAGATGGCCGATATTGTAAAACAGGTTATTGACCACACCTCGCTTCATGAGTTGCTGATTGAGGGCGGCGCAACAGCCTGGGCTATACTTGAGCGTTTAAACATCGAAAAATTATATCCCTCAAAACTAATAGCTCCCGGAGTTATTCATATGCGCATAGCGGGCAATAACCAATTATGTTTAACTTTAAAACCCGGCAGCTACCCCTGGCCTGCACCCGTTTGGGAAACCAATAACTATACCTGCATATGAAACATGAAACCCTGCACCTGGCAGATTATATCATCATTGCCCTGGCACTGGCCATTTCATTAACCATTGGTCTTAAGTTTTCGAAAGGACAAAACTCCACTAAAAAATATTTTGTATCCCGCGGTTCTATCCCGGCGTGGGCAATAGGCATGTCATTAATGGCAACGCTCATCAGCAGTGTAACTTTTCTGGCCTACCCCGGCGAGGGGTTTGCTTCTAACTGGATCTTGCTGGTTCAGGGTTTAATGGTGCCTATCGTATTGTTATTAATGGTTTGGTTCATTGTGCCGCTTTATCGTGAAGTTATAGGTGTAAGCACGTATGAATACTTTGAAAAGCGCTTTGGTTTGTTCGCGAGGTTCTATAGCTCCATAGGTTTTGTATTAACGCATTTTTCGAAAATGGGTACCGTGTTTTTCCTGCTGGCCCTTGCACTTTCCAACATGACCAACACCAACACCTTTGTTATTATCTGGATCATTGGATTTGTAATCGTCGTTATTACCCTTATAGGTGGTATCGAGGCGGTTATTTGGGCCGATGTGGTACAGGGGTTTTTATTGATCGCCGGCGGTATAGCCTCATTTATTATCCTTATTTGCTCCATCAAAGGCGGCTTCCCCGAACTCTGGCATATTGCCAGCATAAACCACAAAAACAATTTCGGCCCCTACTCCTGGGATTTCAAAAAGCTTACATTCATTGTAATGGCCATTAATGGTGTTTTTTATGCCATCCAAAAATATGGCGCCGATCAAACCATGGTACAGCGCTATCTTACTGCCAAAACCGATAAAGCGGCCATCAGGGCATCGTTATTAGGGGTAGCGCTTACTGTACCGCTTTGGGCATTGTTTATGTTTATCGGTACTGCTTTGTTTGCTTACTACCAACAAAATCCTTTGCCTGCAGGTATTAAGGCCGATGCAGTTTTCCCCTACTTTATTATGAGCAAATTGCCTACCGGTGTTGTGGGGTTGATATTGGCGGCACTGATCTCGGCAGCCATCTCCAGTTTAGGAGCCGATCTTAATTGCCTTTCCGCTATTGGGGTAGAAGACTATTACAAAAAATTCAGGCCCAACAGGTCTGACAAAGAATATTTAAAGGCTGGTCGCTGGATAGTGGTACTGGCCGGCCTGGGCGCAATGGGTATAGCCACCTTATATATGCTTGCCGGCGACGAAGGCGCGTTGGGTATTGTATTCACCCTCTATGCTATATTCTCCGGCGGTATTGCCGGGATTTTTTTATTGGGATTGTTTAGCAGCCGGGCTAACCGGCAGGGACTAAACATCGGCATTATTGCCTGTATCTTATTTACAGGCTACGCCTTTTTAACCTCAACCAAAATCGGTTTGGGCGCCGATAAACATATCCTGCTTGATCTGGGCAAATACAATTTCAATCAGCATAAATACATGCTCGGCGTATACAGCCATTTGGTGGTGATCATAGTTGGTTACCTGGCCAGCCTGTTTTTCCCTAAACCCGAGTTGAATAAAAACCTCCTTTTCAGCGGGTGGCTTGAGGCCAAACGCGCCGGAAAGCTTACCAAATAATTTACAGCAATGAAAAAGTTACTGGCTTCAGGTCTGGGTTTATTCCTGTTTATATCGTCGCAGGCACAGGTAAAACTGGCATCCATTTTTACCGATAACATGGTGCTGCAACAGCAAAGCCAGGCACCAATATGGGGTTGGGATAAAGCAGGCTCAACAGTTACTATCAACACTTCATGGAACAAAAAAAACTACAAAGCCAAAGTAAATGCCAATGGCAAATGGCTTGTTAAAGTTGCCACGCCAATTTACGGCGGACCATATACTGTTACCATCAGCGATGGCAATACTATTAAGCTAAATAACGTGCTTATTGGCGAGGTTTGGCTTTGTACCGGTCAGTCAAATATGGAAATCCCGATGAAGGGTTACAAAAGCCAGCCCATAACGGGTTCTGTTGATGCTATACTTAAATCGGCCAATAGCAATATCCACATGTATACTGTACCCCGCTCATCAGTAACCGAAGTTCAGGAAAACAGCAAACCATCCGAATGGCATGTAGCCGCTACTGAATTTGTTGCTAATTTTAGCGCTACAGGTTATTATTTTGGTAGATTGTTGAATGAGATGCTTCATGTACCTATTGGCTTAATCAGTGATTGTTACGGTGGCTCAAGTGCCGAAGCATGGATGGATCCTGGCGGACTGAAAGATTTTCCGGAGATCAAGATCCCGGCTAAAACAGATTCGATCAAAGCTATATCGCGCACACCTACCACGCTGTTCAATGGCATGTTGAACCCGGTGATTGGGTACGGCATCAAAGGCTGCATCTGGTACCAGGGGGAATCGAACTACGACCGTCCCGATCAATATGAAAAACTTTTCCCGGCTATGGTAAAACGCTGGCGCGATCTCTGGCAGCAGGGCGACTTCCCATTCTATTATACACAAATTGCCCCTTATGATTATACTCAATTACCACCATACAATGCGGGCGGTAAATACAATTCGGCTTACCTGCGCGATGCTCAGCGTAAATCGCTAAAAGTTATACCTAACAGCGGCATGGCTGTATTGCTTGATGTTGGCGAACAGGCTACCATTCACCCACCACGTAAAGAACCTGTCGGTACACGACTGGCTTACCTGGCCTTAGCGCAAACTTATGGCATTAAAGGGTTTGATTATGCAAGTCCGCTGTATAAGGAAATCACTGTTGACGGCAACCGGGCTACCATCAGGTTTGAGTATGCCGAAAACGGGCTTACCTCATTCAACAAACCTATCCAAAACTTTGAAGTTGCCGGTAAAGACAAAATGTTTTACCCGGCGCAGGCCATGATATCGGGCAGTGTAATTATTGTATCTTCACCTTTGGTAAAAGAGCCTGTGGCCGTACGATACGCCTTTAAAGATTTTGTTGTAGGCGATTTATTCGGCACAAACGGCCTCCCCGTTTCCTCATTCAGAACCGACGACTGGTAATATGAAAAAACTCCTGCTGCTCTGCTTCCTGTACTGCAATATCGCGTTAGCTCAAAACAAAGGCATCGAACAATACAATGAAGTATGGGCCAGCCAGAGTCAAAACTCAGGCCAGTCGATGCCCTGCGGAGGCGGCGATATCGGCTTAAATGCATGGGTTGAAAAAGGCGAACTGCTTTTTTACATCGCCCGGAGCGGCACTTTTGATGAAAACAATGCCATGCTTAAACCCGGCCGGGTCAGGATCAAACTATTACCTAATCCTTTTGCGGGTAATGATTTTAAACAGGAGCTCAAACTTCAAAATGGCTCGGTACTCATCAACGGAAAAAACGGCGATTTAAAAGCCGAAATAAAACTTTGGGTTGATGTTTACCGTCCGGTGATCCACGTTAACATTAATAGTAATAAAGCCATTAAAACTGAAGCCATTTTTGAAAGCTGGCGCTACCGCGACAGGGATGTTAAAGGCCTCGAAAAAAATGAAGGCTCCTGGAAATTCGCCCCGCGCAATGATGTCAAAACACTGAAGGATAACATCGACTTCAAAGGTAATGCCATCATGTTTTACCATCACAATCTTGATTCCACCATATTTGATGTTACCGTAAAACAGCAGGGTATGGATGCGGTTAAGGATCAAATGTACAACCCGCTTAAAAACTTAACCTTTGGCGGGCTGATGCAGGGCAAAAACCTAAAGCCTGCAGGCACTACCAAAGGGCAATATCTTAACACCGATTTTGAAGGCTGGAAACTGAAGAGCATTAAGCCAGTCACCAACCAGGATATTGAGATCTATCTTAATACGCTACAAACCTCATCGGTAAATGAATGGCAGCAAGGCCTCGAAAAAGTAATTAAAGAGTCTGAAAGTAACACCAAATCCGCCTGGCAAAAAACAGCCGGTTGGTGGAAACAATATTGGGACAGGAGTTTTATCTGCATCAACCCGACCAAGCCTGACAATGACACCACAGCCTGGCAAACCGGTAAAAACTACCAGTTGTTCAGGTACATGTTAGGCTGCAATGCATACGGACATGCTCCCACCAAATTCAACGGAGGCCTGTTTACCTACGACCCTGTTTTTGTAAACCCGCAATATGCCTTTACACCCGATTTCCGCAACTGGGGAGGCGGCCTGATGACTGCCCAAAACCAGCGTTTGGTTTATTTCCCGATGCTCAAAAGCGGCGATATTGATTTGATGAAACCGGAGTTTGATTTCTATCTCCGCTCACTCAAAAACGCCGAATTACGCAGCAAGGTGTATTGGAACCACAATGGCGCCTGCTTTACTGAGCAGGTGGAAAATTTCGGTCTGCCCAACAGCGCCGAGTACACCTGGAAACGCCCTGCCGACTTTGACAAAGGGCTTGAGTACAACGCCTGGCTGGAATATACCTGGGATACCGTTTTTGAGTTTTGCCTCATGATGATGGAAACAGAACGGTACAAAGGCGACGATATCCACCAATACATTCCCTTTATTGAAAGCTGCCTCACTTTTTTTGATGAGCACTACCAATACCTTTCGCGCAAGCGCAGCGCTAAAGCGCTTGACGGCAACGGGCACCTTGTACTCTATCCCGGCTCATCTGCCGAGACTTTTAAGATGGCTTATAACTCCAACTCGACCATCGCTGCTCTGCAAACCATCACCAAACGGATGCTGGCATTGACGGATAGTTACCTGAGCAAAGAAGAGCGCAGCAAACTGGAAGGCTTTTTAAAGCGCATCCCCCCTATTACATTTGGCGAGATTAATGGTCATAAAACCCTTACCCCGGCAAAATCATGGGAGCGGGTTAACAACGAGGAAAACACCCAGTTTTACCCGGTATTTCCATGGGGTATCTTCGGCTTGGGCAAACCGGGATTGGATACCGCTTTGAACACCTGGAAACTGGACACCCTTGTAGCCAAATTCAGGAGCGGCATTGGCTGGAAACAGGATAATATTTTTGCGGCCCGCTTAGGTCTGACAGATGAGGCTGCCAAACTTACCACCTTCAAACTCAAAAACTCCGGCAGGCGCTTCCCTACTTTCTGGGGCCCGGGTTTCGACTGGACACCCGATCATAACTGGGGTGGCTCTGGCATGATCGGTCTGCAGGAAATGCTGATGCAGGTTGATGATAAAAAGATCCTGCTGTTCCCCGCCTGGCCAAAGGACTGGGATGTGCATTTTAAACTTCATGCGCCTTATAATACCACTGTTGAGGCCACACTAAAGGATGGAAAGATGGTTAATTTAAAAGTTCTCCCCGAAGATAGAAGGAAGGATATTACAATGATGTTAGCCCAATAATTCCCTCGTTCATTTGTAACAAAAAGGGTGTCCCAATTTTTTGATTCTCAAAAAAAAATGAAAAACTCCCGCTGTTCTTTTTTGTAAAAAGAGACTGTTCCATTTTTTGAGAGCAAAAACGCGGAACACCTTAAAAATGAAACACACTGATAATCAAAGAGATATCAATTCACTTGAAACACTGTTAAGTAACTGATTATCAAGAATTAAAACTTTAAAGAGTAAACTTTCCTTATTTCAAAGACAGGTAAAAAAAACTTTTTTATTTCGTGTTTTTTTAAATTTTTTTGACTTTTTTGAAATTGATCACCTCAGTTATAAATGGTACTGACAAAATAATGCCACCAAAATCGCGGGGATGAATACCGATATTTCATGCCCATCCGGCTAAAGCTCGGCTAACCTCATATTAGGACAAAAATAACCGCGGCCAATTACCGGCCGAAGTTTTAAGTGTAAGGACAAAAGGCTGCTTTAGTCCCGGCGGCCAGAGGCCGCCCTGATAGTTGCCACCCGGCTGGGAGCCGAGCGGCGGCGTGGAGCTTTTTTGACCTTTCACCTTTTGCCTTTCACCTTTTGCCTTTCGCCTTTCGCCTTTCGCCTTTCGCCTTTCACCTTTCGCCTCGAAATTACCTGTCCAACGGCATCCACGTTTCCATATCCACATGTCCCCGGTTACCCCATGCATAATACGGGATCAGCCTGATATCAACAGCGTTTTGTTTTGGCGCGGAGACTTCTTTATAAAGCCGGTTAGTCCAGTTATTTTCCTCACGCAGATCAGCTTTACCGGTTAAGCTCATGATCTCACTGTTATCTATCCTGATCATTTCGGGCTTAAGTTGATTATTGGCAGAAAGCACCACATCGAAAACCTTTTGCCCCTTAGCCAGATCGGCTGATTCCAAACAATAAACCACCGGACCGCGTTTTACTGCAACCTGATTACGGGTTTCCTCAACAAGCGGGTTTGCTTCCATTAGGGTTACCGGCATTGGCAGGTCGAGATCAATTGTCATTCCTTTTCGCCAAACGGCGTTAACTTGCGTATAAGTTCCAGGCGTAGTATCTAACTGCGGCACCGGCTGACCTTCGAGTTTGATACTTGCGCCCTTACACCAGCCAGGGATCCTCAAAAATACCGAGAATGCTTTATTGCCCGGTACTTCATCAAACCTGATATGGATCTTCCCATCCCAGGGGTAATTTGTAGTTTGAGTGAGTTTTACCGGGGTGCCATCTTTCAATTTAGCGGTTATGGTGTTGCTGCCATACAGGTTAAACCACAACCCTTTATCTGATACGCTGTGGGCATAATCGCTCACCTCGGCAATGGTACGCACCACATTGGGCGGACAACAGTTAGAAAGTTTGATATACCCTATCCTATCCTTAGACCAACGCTGCTTAAAGGGCAAACTATCTGAATAAGCCAGTGGATTGGTATATAAAAAGTTACGACCATTAAGGCTGATACCCGAAAGTACGCTATTGTACAACGCCAGCTCCATTACATCGGCATATTTGGCGTCGCCGGTTGCCTGCAGCATGCGCCAGTTCCAGAGTACATTGCCTATGTTGGCGCAGGTTTCGTTGTGCGCCGTGAAACTTGGCAATTGATAATCGCGTCCGTAAGCCTGGTGTACCTTTTGCACCTCGTTAGGATTGTAAGATGTCCCATCAGGAGAAACACCATCATAGAGCGAACCGCAGCCACCGGTGATATACATTTTGCGGTTAACTACATCGTTCCACATTAAATTTAAAGTGTGCATGAGTGTGGTATCCCCGGTTTCGGCATAAACATCGGCAGCGCCCGCAAACAGGTAATTGGCCCTCACCGCGTGCCCCATCGCCTGTGTTTGCTGCCGGAAAGGTGTCCTGTCCTGGTTATCGTCGGTACCATCTTTCATCAACCCACGGATATCGATCAGGTTTTTAGCCAGTTCCAGGTATCGGGGATCGCGGGTGGTACGGTACATTTCTACTACGCCCATGTAATGCGAGGGGCAAATGGCATTCCGCGCCAGTTCGGGCGAGGCCGTTTTATAAAATTTATAGAGATAATCGGTTGCTTTAACAGCTACTTTCAACAAGGTAGTTTTGCCTGTAACCCGGTAATGCACACAAGCGGCAGTCATCAAGTGACCGAGGTTATAGGTTTCAAAATTAAGGCGGTCATTAAACGCTTTTTCCTTGCCGCCGTTCTTCCGTTCTTCAATAAGTGTCGGCGTGTGGATATAGCCATCGGTACGCTGCGCTTTGGCAATAACCGCTATAGTTTTATCCATCAGTGCATCCAGCTTCGGATCATGTGTGTTAGCATACATGCTGGCTACAGCTTCAAAAAGCTTGTAAAAATCACCATCGTGAAATGGCGGCCCTTCGTGTGAACCGGTGTCCAACCCGGCGGCTATCTCAAAATTACGGTACGCATGACTGATCTTCGGGTCAGTATAAACACGCCACAGGTTAGGGATCATGGTATCACGGCAAACCTTGAACCTGTCGGCCCAGAAGCCGCCCGTCCACTGTACCGCGCCCATATCAAGACTGCTCAGTTTGGCGTAACTGCTTTTGCTGGTGTTGACCAGCGCCTTGTTTTGTGCGCTAAGCTCGCTGCCGAAAACTACTAATAGCATGATGACAAGACACTTGTACAATGTTTTCATATCAAGGGTAAGCGAAGCCCTCAGGGTCCTCTGCGAGAGACCCTGAGGGGACGTGAGATATTTATAAAATGTTTTCATTTTATTGTTTTTGAAAAATGCGAAGACCTTAGGGACCTCTGCGAGTTTAAGTAACTCACAAATTGTTTTATCGTTTAATCGTAAAGCGCTTGTTTTGCCCCTCTGGGGCAAAGGATATTTCTATAATTTCAAATGCTACAAACCTTTTGCACCTCTGGTGCACCTGCCTTAAGCATATCTCAATTAACATCTGTTAATTATAAAAATCCCCCAGAGGGGGTAAAGGTTTGTAGAAATAATGTCCACCTCTTATCCGAACCCCAGAGGGGTTCAACTCACATTGATTACTCAATTGACAATAACCATTTGATTATTAATATATGGATTAACCTAAATTCGCAGCCAGCCCCTATGGGAATGCTAATAATGAGATACTTATCTATTTTTTTCATATCATTAAGGGATATAAGTGAGCAATTTCACCGGGCTTAGCAAACCAGCCGGCAAAAGCGGGCGACCTTCCAACCGGTAGGGCGCGTTTGTCCAGGTAATACGTTTATTTTCGGGTAGGGCATGATCGCCCATCAGTCGATTAGCCCAGGTGTTGGTTACTTTGATCATCAACTTATTTTCCCCGGATTTGATGGCTTTGCTCAAGTCTACCCGATAAGGATAAGTCCAGGCCGTGCCGCAATTGACGCCGTTTACATACACCTCGGCCATGTTGGCGATATTTCCCAGATCAAGATA from Mucilaginibacter sp. SJ includes:
- a CDS encoding sialate O-acetylesterase, which gives rise to MKKLLASGLGLFLFISSQAQVKLASIFTDNMVLQQQSQAPIWGWDKAGSTVTINTSWNKKNYKAKVNANGKWLVKVATPIYGGPYTVTISDGNTIKLNNVLIGEVWLCTGQSNMEIPMKGYKSQPITGSVDAILKSANSNIHMYTVPRSSVTEVQENSKPSEWHVAATEFVANFSATGYYFGRLLNEMLHVPIGLISDCYGGSSAEAWMDPGGLKDFPEIKIPAKTDSIKAISRTPTTLFNGMLNPVIGYGIKGCIWYQGESNYDRPDQYEKLFPAMVKRWRDLWQQGDFPFYYTQIAPYDYTQLPPYNAGGKYNSAYLRDAQRKSLKVIPNSGMAVLLDVGEQATIHPPRKEPVGTRLAYLALAQTYGIKGFDYASPLYKEITVDGNRATIRFEYAENGLTSFNKPIQNFEVAGKDKMFYPAQAMISGSVIIVSSPLVKEPVAVRYAFKDFVVGDLFGTNGLPVSSFRTDDW
- a CDS encoding sodium:solute symporter, with protein sequence MKHETLHLADYIIIALALAISLTIGLKFSKGQNSTKKYFVSRGSIPAWAIGMSLMATLISSVTFLAYPGEGFASNWILLVQGLMVPIVLLLMVWFIVPLYREVIGVSTYEYFEKRFGLFARFYSSIGFVLTHFSKMGTVFFLLALALSNMTNTNTFVIIWIIGFVIVVITLIGGIEAVIWADVVQGFLLIAGGIASFIILICSIKGGFPELWHIASINHKNNFGPYSWDFKKLTFIVMAINGVFYAIQKYGADQTMVQRYLTAKTDKAAIRASLLGVALTVPLWALFMFIGTALFAYYQQNPLPAGIKADAVFPYFIMSKLPTGVVGLILAALISAAISSLGADLNCLSAIGVEDYYKKFRPNRSDKEYLKAGRWIVVLAGLGAMGIATLYMLAGDEGALGIVFTLYAIFSGGIAGIFLLGLFSSRANRQGLNIGIIACILFTGYAFLTSTKIGLGADKHILLDLGKYNFNQHKYMLGVYSHLVVIIVGYLASLFFPKPELNKNLLFSGWLEAKRAGKLTK
- a CDS encoding dihydrodipicolinate synthase family protein, which produces MKLKKKYNGLVVPSITPLTNSYKLDHDAVEKIFDSIFNYGGVPFILGTTGESASLPNELKLDFIKLAASIRQPGKLLYAGISSNCLSDSIELAKRCADEGIDVAVAHLPAYFTLTEYEIKTYFETLANEIPIPLIVYNIPATTNVSINLNLLNELSYHDNIVGTKDSERNHDRLKDSLKLWAGRADFSHFLGWGAQSAHALFTGSDGLVPSTGNLFPDIYYKMIVAADNNDEAAALQLQRHSNLIGDIYQGKRLLGESLAALKSLMQSAGLCRSYMMSPLLKVSDAEAADLQKKLQSMLNVENLSLPIYQ
- the pdxA gene encoding 4-hydroxythreonine-4-phosphate dehydrogenase PdxA, which translates into the protein MTADRPIIAITMGDPASIGPEIAVKALLTERLYEICRPLIIGDTGVFFDIVKRLGLNATINSIKDIRNARFVFGKPDVFDLQNVDMEQLRFGEISAMAGNASFEAVKKAIELALAGDVDATVTGPINKKSINEAGHHFAGHTEIYAHYTGTKKYAMLLVEHNMKVIHVSTHVSLRQACDLVKKDRIIEVIELLQDGLISLGEKNLKIGVAGLNPHAGDSGLFGTEDDLEILPAVQEALKSGYDVEGPVPADTLFSKASTGYYGGIVAMYHDQGHIPFKLTGFKWNAEKQQMDSVKGVNITMGLPIIRTSVDHGTAFEIAGKGVASSDAMILAIESAVQLSKNRIKV
- a CDS encoding iron-containing alcohol dehydrogenase, with amino-acid sequence MPQTEHPYRDITIRFPGQVIVSKNSLFKLTGDVISGGYKSALIITISPLLNKLEPLLAQFKEVGINTHVDTSIVKEPSFRDFEDLLTSVKHTEADVIIGIGGGSVLDVAKLIAAQINNNQTLAEITGIGLLKNRTKKLICIPTTAGTGSEASPNAILIDDTDNQKKGIISPYLVPDVVIIDPALMISLPAEVTAATGLDALTHCLEAYTNLYAHPFIDMYALEGIRLIAANLVKAVNDGADEDTRTQLAIGSLMGGFCLGPVNTAGVHALSYPLGSMYHIAHGLSNALLLPFVMEYNIPAAPERYAAVARALGCNSSINDFETAHAGVEKIRQLIGECRIPASLKEINIDKNTIPQMAADAMKITRLLKNNPRPINIDDAVNIYEAAY
- a CDS encoding four-carbon acid sugar kinase family protein codes for the protein MIAVIADDLTGAAELAGIGLNHGLRTEVSTTVDEYCDADLLVIATDTRSLSVARAKEIVHDLTVRLQQLKPRFIFKKIDSVLRGHIIEELQSQLTASGLKRALIVPGNPHHSKKLIGDTFYYNGGPIHLSAFANDPTFPALSSNIVELLRADEKVSLIKKGVKLPPTGIIIGAADDEDDLKYWISKTDSETLLAGSANLFTCLLQYLTKPQKVETKDSETAGRRLFVFGSTFYQGKLNLIDGKHNNIPVHYIPAATICAETSGDNVHGLFASHVASSIIAGNNAIIAINPDFIRDIKVDPVLLSHKMADIVKQVIDHTSLHELLIEGGATAWAILERLNIEKLYPSKLIAPGVIHMRIAGNNQLCLTLKPGSYPWPAPVWETNNYTCI